The Cucumis melo cultivar AY chromosome 6, USDA_Cmelo_AY_1.0, whole genome shotgun sequence genome includes a region encoding these proteins:
- the LOC103483789 gene encoding serine/threonine-protein kinase RUNKEL: MNQYHIYEAIGRGKYSTVYKGRKKKTIEYSAIKSVDKSQKNKILQEVRILHSLDHPNVLKFYSWYETSAHLWLVLEYCVGGDLMSILRQDGKLPEDSIHDLASDLVRALQYLHSKGIIYCDLKPSNILLDENGHIKLCDFELARKLSEISRTNSTAPQTKRGTPCYMAPELFKDDGIHSYASDMWALGCVLYECFVGRPPFMGREFTQLVKSILSDPTPILPGSPSRPFVNLINSLLVKDPAERIQWPELCGHAFWRTKITPVSLPPQPAFANLINQHSKPCLSERNGEKLAQNRTPPKYREKDAKGTLRQNENSAFGSSKNETLVKGTPGSQKTQSKVSSKVVEEKKLKETPSASKGVNLLRLSRIAKSNLQRENDKENYRRPVSGNSENDSEVELKNTDMELDFNENVEDESHDEPDESDNLNGNQEDKSSNDNHQGKMEEAQNMGGDLSDYSPAVNINASDLSNKHDQESPMVRTEVVGTSPSASPQLKNQRTKEGSTYALDTDSSKLSNNLSEFFWHQSDLSVKPVMPSKKADKMSDVNPTTLPFEGLQAPDFVKMPKERQDATSSKIIATLGGNTSVGEKQNMIRYLEMLSNNADAANILTNGPVMLMLVKMLKQSKVLQLRVQLTSLIGLLIRHSTFIDNDLANSGLLFSLTDGLRDKQEKVRRFSMAALGELLFYISTQEEHNSNANPPESPLKETRSPSGWQVPNSLISLVSSILRKGEDDLTQLYALRTIENICSQGAIWASRFTSQDVISNLCYIYRASGKSENIRLTAGSCLVRLVRFNPSCIQSVTDKLSSKDMACALVKGNPREQQITLNLLNMIMVGGHVLTSIGRYLLPLMEEKNLVSSLISLIEQGSEVLKGKAIVFVAFLCKSVRRWLPHFFCNARLLSSVDRLAREKDVYVQQCLTGSLHIVASIVPSLLDMIIGDIQQMMGGRRHGHISSPLTSRAAPKTNIHLFPVVLHLLGSSTFKRKVVNPQVLQQLSDLIRHIEAPFQGRDDFQITLLRVIESITEEISVILENPEIFVHKILPSLAVLYRGNKDGDARFLCLKILFDAMVIFLNEPSLDGHRLEDLKQIANLHFLPLYPALIEDDDPIPMYAQKLLVMLIECNYIKISDILHLKTISQCFEFLLGDLSNANVSSVKLCLALASAPEMESRILSQLKVVRRIGILLEFVYAKDMEDFLEPTLGLCRALLLRSVSCRKGFIYSKEPFLLGDGTPELNVLVNQLECIRDISDFGNNLGVLLELSGSSEENIADIASECVVFLVTAAPREGTTGLLTNLHKVSVILESWRRGGCLLLVQRMLHSLGYACRQYLAHAMILSLSMSEISRIEAIISDIKSSGTPRLANDAMLVAMELQRLHRCI, encoded by the exons ATGAATCAGTACCACATCTATGAAGCTATTGGCCGTGGAAAGTATTCG ACCGTGTATAaagggaggaagaagaagacgattGAGTACTCCGCGATTAAAAGCGTGGATAAATCGCAGAAGAACAAGATTCTCCAAGAA GTCAGAATACTTCACTCCCTCGATCATCCAAACGTACTCAAGTTTTACTCATG GTATGAAACTTCTGCTCACTTATGGCTGGTGTTAGAGTACTGTGTTGGAGGAGATCTCATGAGCATCCTGCGCCAG GATGGGAAATTACCTGAAGATTCAATTCATGATCTTGCCAGTGATCTTGTCAGAGCATTGCA GTACTTACACTCGAAAGGAATCATATACTGTGATTTGAAGCCATCAAATATCCTACTGGACGAAAATGGTCATATAAAG TTATGTGATTTCGAACTAGCTAGAAAGTTGAGTGAGATATCAAGAACAAATTCAACG GCTCCACAAACAAAACGAGGAACACCCTGTTATATGGCTCCTGAATTGTTCAAGGACGATGGTATCCACTCCTATGCGTCTGATATGTGGGCTCTTGGTTGTGTACTATATGAATGCTTTGTGGGGAGGCCTCCTTTTATGGGAAGAGAGTTCACTCAACTAGTAAAATCTATCCTCTCAGATCCTACCCCTATCCTTCCTGGTAGCCCTAGTCGTCCTTTTGTCAACTTGATTAACTCATTGCTAGTAAAAGATCCAGCCGAAAGAATACAATGGCCTGAGCTTTGTGGTCATGCATTCTGGCGAACTAAAATCACTCCAGTATCTTTACCTCCACAACCAGCTTTTGCAAATTTGATAAATCAACATTCCAAACCTTGTTTGTCGGAGAGGAATGGTGAAAAACTTGCTCAGAACAGGACTCCTCCTAAATATAGAGAGAAAGATGCAAAGGGCACTTTAAGACAAAATGAAAATTCTGCTTTTGGCTCAAGTAAAAATGAAACACTTGTTAAAGGTACTCCAGGCAGTCAAAAAACTCAATCAAAGGTTTCTAGCAAGGTGGTTGAGGAGAAGAAATTGAAAGAAACTCCATCTGCTTCCAAGGGAGTAAATCTTTTAAGACTTTCAAGGATAGCAAAATCAAACTTGCAAAGAGAGAATGATAAAGAAAATTACAGAAGACCCGTTTCTGGCAACTCCGAAAATGATTCTGAGGTTGAACTTAAGAACACTGACATGGAGCTTGATTTTAATGAGAATGTTGAAGATGAGTCTCATGATGAACCTGACGAGTCTGATAATTTAAATGGAAATCAAGAAGACAAGTCATCAAATGATAATCATCAGGGGAAGATGGAGGAGGCTCAAAATATGGGAGGAGACCTTTCAGATTATTCACCAGCTGTTAATATCAATGCCTCAGATCTATCAAATAAACATGATCAGGAATCACCCATGGTGCGTACAGAAGTAGTCGGTACTTCACCTAGTGCTAGCCCTCAACTTAAGAACCAAAGAACTAAAGAAGGTTCAACATATGCTCTTGATACTGATTCTTCTAAGTTATCCAATAACCTTTCAGAGTTTTTTTGGCATCAATCTGATCTTTCGGTTAAACCAGTAATGCCGAGCAAAAAAGCTGATAAAATGTCAGATGTTAATCCTACCACTCTTCCTTTCGAGGGATTGCAAGCACCTGATTTTGTGAAGATGCCTAAGGAGCGGCAGGATGCCACGAGCAGTAAGATTATTGCTACTCTCGGTGGAAATACTAGTGTTGGTGAAAAGCAAAACATGATTAGATATCTTGAGATGCTTAGTAATAATGCTGATGCAGCTAATATTTTGACCAATGGGCCCGTAATGCTCATGCTTGTAAAAATGCTCAAGCAGTCCAAGGTTTTGCAATTGCGTGTTCAACTCACGTCACTAATTGGCTTGCTGATTCGCCACTCTACTTTTATTGACAATGACTTGGCAAATTCTGGTCTTTTATTTTCACTTACTGATGGACTAAGAGACAAACAAGAAAAGGTTAGGAGATTTTCTATGGCTGCTTTGGGAGAGTTGCTTTTTTATATCTCTACTCAGGAAGAGCATAATAGCAACGCCAATCCTCCGGAGTCTCCTTTGAAGGAGACTAGATCTCCCTCTGGATGGCAG GTTCCAAATTCATTGATTTCTTTAGTCTCATCAATTCTTCGAAAAGGAGAGGATGATTTAACTCAACTATATGCATTGAGGACCATTGAAAACATTTGTAGTCAAGGAGCAATTTGGGCATCTCGCTTTACCAGCCAAGATGTGATTAGCAACCTCTGCTACATATATAGAGCTTCCGGGAAATCGGAAAATATAAGGCTCACGGCAGGATCATGTTTGGTTCGCCTAGTCCGTTTCAATCCTTCATGCATTCAGTCAGTTACAGACAAATTATCTTCGAAGGACATGGCATGTGCCCTAGTTAAGGGCAATCCACGTGAGCAGCAAATCACCTTAAATCTTCTAAACATGATCATGGTTGGAGGTCATGTATTAACCAGCATTGGAAGGTACCTTCTACCTTTGATGGAGGAGAAGAATCTTGTCTCCAGTCTCATATCCCTTATTGAGCAGGGAAGTGAAGTTTTGAAGGGAAAGGCAATTGTTTTCGTGGCTTTCCTTTGTAAGAGTGTAAGACGGTGGTTGCCTCACTTCTTTTGCAATGCTAGGTTACTTTCGTCAGTGGACAGGCTCGCAAGGGAGAAGGACGTCTATGTCCAGCAGTGTTTGACTGGATCTCTGCATATTGTGGCATCCATCGTGCCTAGTTTGTTGGATATGATTATTGGAGATATTCAACAAATGATGGGAGGACGACGTCATGGGCATATCTCCTCCCCCCTTACCAGTCGTGCTGCTCCAAAGACCAACATTCACTTGTTTCCTGTTGTCCTTCATCTTCTTGGAAGTTCAACCTTTAAGCGCAAGGTTGTTAATCCTCAGGTGCTGCAGCAATTGTCTGATCTAATCAGGCATATAGAAGCACCATTTCAG GGCAGGGATGACTTCCAGATAACTTTACTTCGGGTTATTGAATCTATCACAGAGGAAATCTCGGTCATACTTGAAAACCCAGAGATTTTTGTCCATAAAATTCTCCCCAGTTTGGCTGTTCTTTACAGAGGTAACAAGGATGGGGATGCAAGATTCTTATGTCTAAAAATTCTGTTTGATGCGATGGTCATTTTCCTCAATGAACCGTCCTTAGATGGGCATAGGTTGGAGGATCTAAAACAGATAGCAAATTTGCACTTTCTACCTCTCTATCCTGCCTTGATAGAAGATGATGATCCCATTCCCATGTACGCTCAGAAACTTCTCGTGATGCTCATCGAGTGTAACTACATCAAAATTTCAGACATTTTGCATCTAAAGACAATCTCCCAATGCTTTGAGTTTTTGCTTGGCGACCTTTCAAATGCAAATGTAAGTAGTGTAAAGCTATGTTTAGCGCTGGCATCTGCTCCAGAAATGGAATCAAGAATACTTTCTCAACTCAAAGTCGTTAGAAGAATAGGAATTTTACTGGAGTTTGTGTATGCAAAGGATATGGAAGATTTTCTCGAACCAACACTTGGCCTTTGTAGAGCTCTCCTTCTGCGTTCTGTTAGTTGTAGAAAGGGCTTCATCTACTCAAAAGAACCGTTTCTTCTGGGTGACGGTACTCCCGAACTAAATGTTCTTGTTAACCAGCTGGAATGCATTAGAGATATATCCGACTTTGGTAACAATCTTGGAGTTTTGTTGGAGTTAAGTGGCTCCTCAGAAGAAAATATTGCCGACATAGCCTCTGAATGTGTAGTGTTTTTGGTTACGGCGGCTCCTAGGGAAGGCACCACTGGTCTTCTTACAAATCTTCACAAAGTTAGTGTAATCCTGGAGTCCTGGCGGAGAGGTGGCTGCCTCTTACTTGTGCAGAGAATGCTGCATTCTCTCGGTTATGCTTGTCGACAGTACTTGGCCCATGCGATGATATTATCACTTTCCATGTCGGAAATTTCACGGATTGAGGCTATTATATCTGATATCAAGAGTTCAGGCACGCCACGTTTAGCTAATGATGCAATGCTTGTGGCTATGGAGTTGCAAAGACTTCATCGTTGTATTTGA
- the LOC103483790 gene encoding vesicle-associated protein 2-2-like, whose translation MTMELFEIQPAELKFTFELKKQSSCLIHLINKSEQHIAFKVKTTSPKKYCVRPNTGIIKPKDTCDFTVTMLAQRTAPPDMQCKDKFLVQGTVISPGTSEEDITSDVFAKDSGKHIEEKKLKVFLVSATPTPVLSPINGELKLDSNHETSMPRDRMQTGVENIPPPSKVAEDSNGLDTWKHIDELRPVDTPVSLSPPYKVAEGVEKIDTCKDVDENGAAENVQIRQNEVAESVENIETMPSEGIEESKLAKDLPELNLTKDFQELKSKLTLMDAELLEAEATIMRLKKERMVTTQEREMLKRDLETLRKSGQRSIQVGFPLMYVLMVACISLLVGYFIHPY comes from the exons ATGACCATGGAGCTTTTCGAAATTCAACCAGCTGAACTTAAGTTCACTT TTGAGTTGAAGAAGCAAAGTTCATGCTTGATACATCTTATCAATAAGTCTGAGCAACATATTGCTTTCAAG GTAAAAACTACATCTCCCAAGAAGTACTGTGTGCGACCCAATACTGGCATTATTAAGCCCAAGGATACGTGTGACTTCACAG TCACCATGCTAGCTCAGCGTACGGCTCCACCTGATATGCAATGCAAAGACAAGTTCCTGGTTCAAGGCACAGTCATCTCCCCTGGAACATCTGAAGAGGACATCACGTCTGATGTG TTCGCAAAAGATAGTGGCAAGCATATTGAAGAGAAGAAGCTGAAGGTTTTTCTAGTGAGTGCAACACCAACTCCCGTTTTGTCACCAATAAACGGTGAATTGAAACTAGATTCAAACCATGAAACTTCCATGCCAAGAGATAGAATGCAAACAGGAGTTGAGAACATACCTCCACCTAGTAAG GTTGCAGAAGACTCTAATGGACTTGATACCTGGAAACACATAGATGAACTTAGACCAGTTGATACACCAGTATCGTTATCTCCACCTTATAAG GTGGCTGAGGGAGTTGAGAAAATTGATACTTGTAAAGATGTAGATGAGAATGGAGCAGCTGAAAATGTTCAAATAAGACAAAATGAAGTGGCTGAATCAGTTGAGAATATTGAAACCATGCCATCTGAGGGAATTGAGGAATCAAAACTAGCGAAGGATCTACCAGAGTTAAACTTAACGAAAGACTTTCAAGAGCTGAAATCAAAGCTAACTCTCATGGATGCCGAACTACTAGAG GCTGAAGCTACCATAATGAGGCTGAAAAAAGAAAGGATGGTAACAACTCAAGAAAGGGAAATGCTCAAGCGTGATTTG GAGACATTGAGAAAAAGTGGGCAACGAAGTATCCAAGTAGGCTTCCCTTTAATGTATGTTTTGATGGTTGCATGTATTAGTCTTCTTGTTGGATATTTCATCCATCCCTATTAG